In Stomoxys calcitrans chromosome 2, idStoCalc2.1, whole genome shotgun sequence, the following proteins share a genomic window:
- the LOC106080539 gene encoding lysosomal Pro-X carboxypeptidase codes for MFSSSKRAFSLCYFTTTTKTTTISSIVIIFLTLISYGYGQATYHYETKEFEVPLDHFNFVLNTSFKLRYLINDSYVDKQNVKSPLFFYTGNEGDIETFAKNTGFMWELAQSYRACVVFAEHRYYGKSLPFGNMTFNATQPLNYGYLSVEQVLEDFADLIQDLQEKNKYGPVIAFGGSYGGMLSAWFRMKYPHLVYGALAASAPVRQFDGLTSCDIFSRITTSIFANSFKDGTCSANIRKSWDLFKQLSASDEGKKKLNEAFVFCDAIKVEDDLNKFMDYLEDVYANLAMANYPYANDFLSPLPPYPVRQFCSYLQTLETGDKLLDAMKQAINVYFNFTGAAKCLDYKSAFDPNSIGGDAWEIQTCNQMVMPMCSTPETMFRVKEWNFKEYTENCMKKFHVKPKLNDITLRYGGKNVRDISNIIFSNGLLDPWSGGGVLQTDNEAIHIIIIPEGAHHLDLRASNPNDPRSVIQARQREKNIIGKWIEEYRW; via the coding sequence ATGTTTAGTTCATCAAAGCGGGCGTTTAGTTTGTGCTatttcacaacaacaacaaaaacaacaaccatctCTAGTATAGTAATCATCTTCTTGACCCTTATCTCGTATGGCTATGGTCAAGCTACGTATCATTATGAAACAAAGGAATTCGAGGTGCCCCTGGACCATTTCAATTTCGTGTTAAATACTTCGTTTAAGCTGCGCTATTTGATCAATGACAGCTATGTGGATAAACAAAATGTTAAGTCGCCACTATTTTTCTATACCGGCAATGAAGGTGACATTGAGACATTTGCCAAGAACACTGGCTTCATGTGGGAGTTGGCCCAAAGCTATAGGGCATGTGTGGTATTTGCCGAGCATCGTTATTATGGCAAATCCTTGCCCTTTGGCAATATGACTTTTAATGCCACACAACCACTCAACTATGGCTATCTGAGTGTGGAACAAGTTTTGGAAGATTTTGCTGACTTAATCCAGGATTTGCAAGAGAAGAACAAATATGGTCCAGTTATTGCTTTTGGTGGTTCATATGGCGGCATGCTGTCCGCTTGGTTTCGCATGAAATATCCCCATTTGGTGTATGGGGCTTTGGCAGCATCAGCACCGGTGCGTCAATTTGATGGATTGACGTCAtgtgatatattttcaagaatTACTACTTCCATTTTTGCCAACTCATTTAAGGACGGTACATGTAGTGCAAATATAAGAAAATCATGGGATTTATTTAAACAACTGAGTGCCAGCGACGAGGGCAAAAAGAAACTCAATGAGGCCTTTGTCTTTTGCGATGCCATTAAGGTTGAGGATGATCTTAACAAATTTATGGACTATTTGGAGGATGTctatgcaaatttggccatggcCAACTATCCCTATGCAAATGATTTTCTAAGTCCGCTGCCTCCTTATCCTGTAAGGCAATTCTGTTCTTACTTGCAAACTCTGGAGACGGGAGATAAGCTATTGGATGCCATGAAACAGGCCATCAATGTTTATTTCAATTTCACGGGTGCGGCCAAATGCTTGGACTACAAATCGGCTTTTGATCCTAACTCCATAGGTGGCGATGCCTGGGAGATTCAGACCTGCAATCAAATGGTAATGCCCATGTGCTCCACTCCGGAAACCATGTTCCGTGTCAAGGAATGGAATTTTAAGGAATACACCGAAAATTGTATGAAAAAGTTTCATGTGAAACCTAAGCTAAATGACATTACCCTGCGTTATGGCGGCAAGAATGTTCGTGATATATCCAATATTATTTTTAGCAATGGCCTATTGGATCCCTGGAGTGGTGGTGGCGTTCTACAAACGGACAATGAGGCTATACATATAATTATAATACCCGAGG